A part of Thermus islandicus DSM 21543 genomic DNA contains:
- the rho gene encoding transcription termination factor Rho, with protein sequence MRRKAETPEAPLSYQELSAKILPELHLLAQEAGIENYKRMKKDQLIMALLERQTQGEGLQLVKGYLEISPDGYGFLTENLYNLESRVAIVSAGLIRQYALRSGDYIVGRARPPRENERYATLFKVEAVNDLDPEAAKNRPRFDELIPQFPDRQIRLETTPEELSTRVIDLLAPIGRGQRGLIVAPPKAGKTTLLKKIANAVLKNEPDIKVIVLLIDERPEEVTDFRESVQGAEVIASTFDEPPQNHIRVAEFVHERAKRIVEEGGHVMILLDSITRLARANNLVTPPTGRTLSGGLDSAALYFPKRFLGAARNIRGGGSLTILATALVETGSRMDDVIFEEFKGTGNMELHLSRRLEERRIFPAIDILKSGTRREELLLGEEVVHKMWLLRKVLADMDPAEAMEMLLSRLARTKSNREFLASLAAR encoded by the coding sequence ATGAGGAGGAAAGCGGAAACCCCAGAGGCGCCCCTCTCCTACCAGGAGCTTTCGGCCAAGATCCTTCCCGAGCTCCATCTCCTGGCCCAGGAGGCGGGGATTGAGAACTACAAGCGGATGAAGAAGGACCAGCTGATCATGGCCCTCCTGGAGCGGCAGACCCAGGGGGAAGGCCTGCAGCTGGTGAAGGGCTACCTGGAGATCAGCCCCGATGGCTACGGGTTCCTGACGGAGAACCTTTACAACCTGGAGTCCCGGGTGGCCATCGTCTCCGCCGGGCTCATCCGCCAGTACGCCCTAAGGAGCGGGGACTACATCGTGGGCCGGGCCCGCCCACCCCGGGAGAACGAGCGCTACGCCACCCTCTTCAAGGTGGAGGCGGTGAACGACCTGGACCCGGAGGCGGCCAAGAACCGACCCCGCTTTGACGAGCTCATCCCCCAGTTCCCTGACCGGCAGATCCGGCTGGAGACCACCCCCGAGGAGCTCTCCACCCGGGTCATTGACCTCCTGGCCCCCATCGGGAGGGGGCAGCGGGGGCTCATCGTGGCCCCGCCCAAGGCGGGGAAGACCACCCTCCTCAAGAAGATCGCCAACGCCGTCCTCAAAAACGAGCCCGACATCAAGGTGATCGTCCTCCTCATTGACGAGCGGCCCGAGGAGGTAACGGACTTCCGGGAAAGCGTTCAGGGCGCCGAGGTCATCGCCAGCACCTTTGACGAGCCGCCCCAGAACCATATCCGGGTGGCCGAGTTCGTGCACGAGCGGGCCAAGCGGATCGTGGAGGAGGGGGGGCACGTGATGATCCTCCTGGACTCCATCACCCGCCTGGCGCGGGCCAACAACCTGGTGACCCCGCCCACGGGGCGCACCCTCTCCGGGGGGTTGGACTCGGCGGCCCTGTACTTCCCCAAGCGCTTTCTGGGGGCGGCCCGGAACATCCGGGGCGGCGGGAGCCTCACCATTCTCGCCACCGCCCTCGTGGAGACGGGTAGCCGCATGGACGACGTGATCTTTGAGGAGTTCAAGGGCACGGGCAACATGGAGCTTCACCTGTCCCGCCGCCTCGAGGAGCGCCGCATCTTCCCGGCCATAGACATCCTGAAGTCCGGCACGAGGCGGGAGGAGCTCCTTTTGGGCGAGGAGGTGGTCCACAAGATGTGGCTTCTGCGCAAGGTCCTGGCGGACATGGACCCCGCCGAGGCTATGGAGATGCTCCTCTCCCGCCTGGCCCGCACCAAGAGCAACCGGGAGTTCCTGGCTTCCCTGGCGGCCCGCTAG
- a CDS encoding peptidoglycan DD-metalloendopeptidase family protein, translating to MVFAKLPILSPLPLPEATVEVDRAARKGWVLYQVRPGDTLAGIAARFGVDPRHIQWSSGLKDDRLQVGQELRIPLVAAEEREPRVPPGVEVYRVRPGDTLASLAQRYGLSPLDLVSANPSLESLDRLVAGSVIYIPKGAKGLLVSLPEGETLVDLAGRFGLSPVAVARANGIQDPTELRPGDLVLLPGIRARTTYQRLLAKQEEERQARLEAERRRQEEERRLAEERRRQEALRQARLRQAQAPKPQVRRVSYQEGGLRWPLSGFRITTYFGQRGAFQRFHTGIDLAAPYGTPIAAAKSGQVEVAGWSALGYGFHVILDHGGGVETLYAHLSRIAVRPGEWVEAGQVIGYVGSTGWSTGPHLHFEVRVGGVPQNPLAYLP from the coding sequence GTGGTTTTCGCCAAGTTGCCCATTCTGAGCCCCCTTCCCCTTCCCGAGGCCACGGTGGAGGTAGACCGGGCGGCCAGGAAGGGCTGGGTTCTCTACCAGGTGCGCCCGGGGGACACCCTGGCGGGCATCGCCGCCCGCTTTGGCGTAGACCCTAGGCACATCCAGTGGTCCAGCGGCCTCAAGGACGACCGCCTCCAGGTCGGGCAGGAGCTCCGCATCCCCCTGGTGGCGGCTGAGGAGCGGGAACCCCGCGTGCCTCCCGGGGTGGAGGTCTACCGGGTGCGCCCCGGGGATACCCTGGCCTCCCTGGCCCAGCGCTACGGGCTTTCTCCCCTGGATCTGGTCTCGGCCAACCCCTCGCTGGAAAGCCTGGACCGGCTGGTGGCGGGGAGCGTGATCTACATTCCCAAAGGGGCCAAGGGGCTTCTCGTGTCCCTGCCGGAAGGGGAGACCCTGGTGGACCTGGCGGGCCGCTTCGGCCTCTCCCCGGTGGCCGTGGCCCGGGCCAACGGCATTCAGGACCCCACGGAGCTTAGGCCCGGGGACCTCGTCCTCCTCCCCGGGATCCGGGCCAGGACCACCTACCAGCGGCTTCTCGCCAAGCAGGAGGAGGAGCGTCAGGCCCGCCTCGAGGCCGAGCGCAGGCGCCAGGAGGAGGAAAGGCGCCTGGCCGAGGAAAGGCGGCGGCAGGAAGCCCTGAGGCAGGCCCGGCTTCGCCAGGCCCAGGCCCCCAAACCCCAGGTGCGCCGGGTGAGCTACCAGGAGGGGGGGCTGCGTTGGCCCCTTTCGGGCTTTCGCATCACCACCTATTTCGGTCAGCGGGGGGCCTTCCAGCGCTTCCACACCGGGATAGACCTCGCGGCCCCCTACGGGACCCCCATCGCGGCCGCCAAGTCCGGGCAGGTGGAGGTGGCGGGCTGGAGCGCTTTGGGCTATGGCTTCCACGTGATCCTGGACCACGGCGGTGGGGTGGAGACCCTTTACGCCCACCTCTCCCGCATCGCCGTGCGGCCCGGGGAGTGGGTGGAGGCGGGCCAGGTGATCGGCTATGTGGGCTCCACGGGCTGGTCCACGGGGCCCCACCTGCACTTTGAGGTGCGGGTGGGTGGGGTGCCGCAAAACCCCCTGGCCTACCTGCCCTGA
- the pdxS gene encoding pyridoxal 5'-phosphate synthase lyase subunit PdxS, with amino-acid sequence MEKGTFQIKTGFAEMFKGGVIMDVTTPEQAVIAEEAGAVAVMALERVPADIRAQGGVARMSDPKRIKEIMAAVSIPVMAKVRIGHFVEAMILEAIGVDFIDESEVLTPADEEHHIDKWRFKVPFVCGARDLGEALRRIAEGAAMIRTKGEAGTGNVVEAVRHARAVWKGIRYVQSLREDELMAYAKEIGAPLELVRWVHEHGRLPVVNFAAGGIATPADAALMMHLGMDGVFVGSGIFKSGDPKKRARAIVRAVTHYNDPEVLAEVSEDLGEPMVGINLDQLREEERLAKRGW; translated from the coding sequence ATGGAGAAGGGAACCTTCCAAATCAAGACGGGCTTCGCCGAGATGTTTAAGGGCGGGGTGATCATGGACGTGACCACCCCCGAGCAGGCGGTGATCGCCGAGGAGGCGGGGGCGGTGGCGGTGATGGCCCTGGAAAGGGTGCCCGCCGACATCCGGGCGCAGGGCGGGGTGGCCCGCATGTCCGACCCCAAGCGGATCAAGGAGATCATGGCCGCGGTGTCCATCCCCGTCATGGCCAAGGTGAGGATCGGCCACTTCGTGGAGGCCATGATCCTCGAGGCCATCGGGGTGGACTTCATTGACGAGTCCGAGGTGCTGACCCCCGCCGACGAGGAGCACCACATTGACAAGTGGCGGTTCAAGGTGCCCTTCGTCTGCGGCGCCCGGGACCTGGGGGAGGCCCTAAGGCGCATCGCCGAGGGGGCGGCCATGATCCGCACCAAGGGGGAGGCGGGCACGGGCAACGTGGTGGAGGCGGTGCGCCACGCCCGGGCGGTGTGGAAGGGGATCCGCTACGTCCAGTCCCTCCGTGAGGACGAGCTCATGGCCTACGCCAAGGAGATCGGGGCGCCCTTGGAGCTCGTGAGGTGGGTCCACGAGCACGGCCGCCTCCCCGTGGTGAACTTCGCCGCTGGGGGGATCGCTACCCCCGCGGACGCCGCCCTCATGATGCACCTGGGCATGGACGGCGTCTTTGTGGGGAGCGGCATCTTTAAGTCCGGCGACCCCAAGAAAAGGGCCCGGGCCATTGTGCGGGCCGTGACCCACTACAACGACCCCGAGGTCCTGGCCGAGGTGAGCGAGGACCTGGGCGAGCCCATGGTGGGCATCAACCTGGACCAGCTTAGGGAAGAGGAAAGGCTTGCCAAGCGGGGCTGGTAG
- a CDS encoding DUF4397 domain-containing protein, translated as MKRFFGLIALLALAGLALAQGAMVRVAHLSPDAPAVDVLVNGQKAITGLAFKQVTPYIPLPAAKVRVQVVPSGQGSPVVIDAELDLKEGVYYTVAATGFLAQIQPQVYTDLLSGFFPRAGYARVRVVHASPDAPAVDVAVKGGPVLFAGLPFPQASTYLSVPAGTYDLEVRAAGTSTVALALPGFTLEGGKMYTVFALGSLKAGTLTAVAVVDATVLGGSR; from the coding sequence ATGAAAAGGTTCTTTGGCCTGATCGCCCTTTTGGCTTTGGCGGGCCTGGCCCTGGCCCAGGGGGCCATGGTGCGGGTGGCCCACCTCTCCCCCGACGCCCCGGCGGTGGACGTCCTGGTGAACGGGCAGAAGGCCATCACGGGCCTGGCCTTCAAGCAGGTTACCCCCTACATTCCCCTTCCCGCCGCCAAGGTGAGGGTGCAGGTGGTGCCTTCGGGGCAGGGGTCTCCCGTGGTGATAGACGCCGAGCTGGACCTCAAGGAGGGGGTCTACTACACCGTGGCCGCCACGGGCTTCCTGGCCCAGATCCAGCCCCAGGTCTACACGGACCTCCTTTCGGGCTTCTTCCCTCGGGCGGGCTACGCCAGGGTCCGGGTGGTCCACGCTTCCCCCGACGCCCCGGCGGTGGACGTGGCGGTGAAGGGGGGGCCGGTGCTCTTCGCCGGGCTTCCCTTCCCCCAGGCCAGCACCTACCTCTCGGTGCCCGCGGGGACCTACGACCTCGAGGTCCGGGCGGCCGGCACCTCCACCGTGGCCCTGGCCCTTCCCGGGTTCACTCTTGAAGGCGGGAAGATGTACACCGTGTTCGCCCTGGGAAGCCTGAAGGCGGGCACCCTTACCGCGGTGGCCGTGGTGGACGCCACCGTCCTCGGTGGGAGCCGCTAA
- a CDS encoding class I SAM-dependent methyltransferase, translated as MGAAKAPKPPFPGPPPWLLPLLACPFCRGPLREEGRCRGCGRVFPRKGEFLDLRAFRERPLLALLNRFPPVALGYDLWRVRSTGLLSGGRLDLAGELNLLKGWLLPTGGPFLDVGTGTGVYREALGEGMVGVDPSPVFLKVAQRRRPGAYLLAHGERLPFRDGAFGGVAIGPTWNEFLDPVAAAREARRVLRPGGRLFGLLLLGPGGPWGLFRPTPQAFLPLLEGAGFRGEVRRLGRLGLVLAEVR; from the coding sequence GTGGGAGCCGCTAAGGCCCCTAAGCCTCCCTTCCCGGGGCCTCCCCCTTGGCTTCTCCCCCTCCTCGCCTGCCCCTTCTGCCGGGGGCCCCTCCGCGAGGAGGGGCGCTGCCGTGGGTGTGGCCGGGTTTTTCCGCGGAAGGGGGAATTTCTGGACCTCCGGGCCTTCCGGGAAAGGCCCCTTCTGGCCCTCCTCAACCGGTTCCCCCCCGTGGCCCTGGGCTACGACCTCTGGAGGGTTCGGTCTACGGGCCTCCTCTCCGGGGGGCGCCTGGACCTCGCTGGGGAGCTTAACCTCCTCAAGGGGTGGCTTCTCCCCACGGGAGGGCCTTTTCTGGACGTGGGCACGGGGACCGGCGTCTACCGGGAGGCCCTGGGGGAGGGGATGGTGGGGGTGGACCCTTCCCCTGTCTTCCTCAAGGTGGCTCAAAGGCGCCGCCCTGGGGCCTATCTCCTCGCCCACGGGGAAAGGCTTCCTTTCCGGGACGGGGCCTTCGGGGGGGTGGCCATCGGGCCCACCTGGAACGAGTTTTTGGACCCCGTGGCGGCGGCCCGGGAGGCGAGGCGGGTACTTAGGCCCGGCGGGAGGCTCTTCGGCCTCCTCCTTCTGGGGCCGGGAGGCCCTTGGGGGCTTTTCCGCCCCACGCCGCAGGCCTTTCTTCCCCTCCTGGAAGGGGCGGGGTTCCGGGGGGAGGTCCGCAGGCTGGGCCGGCTCGGCCTCGTCCTCGCCGAGGTAAGGTGA
- a CDS encoding alpha/beta fold hydrolase, which translates to MKRLLAFSAALLLALGQEYRALPGANTGRPDLDHSYALVYPAPNPRAILLLVPGLLGGSTNFALLAEHLRAREPGLEVWAWERRANGLEDRSGFLLEDPMAYYRALALPDLSPLRGWGLEVHLKDLDLAVEAARARAPVVLAGHSLGAALAGLYALLHGEKLSGLVLLDGAPGVVPLAEEAFYEGADLPFGRLVGYRAFLRGEGSPVLAWPGLGPKELALAEAEAFLAARRPEETLPFGPYRATREALALLRVDDDYSLFPVFSVSAGRAWAREGLSLLGLLQGRIVFTPRGPRAGPIAWRDTGEATDPRAFLRAFALPETGFSEWYFPYRLLLEVGGYPYILPGLKPRALPYPLLALGAGRGLYPKAEDFPLGELFPGTEVRLWVLPGLTHLDLLTEREGRTAGILLRYLKGLGLGGPGGPP; encoded by the coding sequence ATGAAGCGGCTCTTGGCCTTCTCCGCCGCCCTCCTCCTGGCCCTCGGCCAGGAGTACCGGGCCCTCCCCGGGGCGAATACGGGGAGGCCGGACCTGGACCATAGCTACGCCCTGGTCTACCCGGCTCCAAATCCCCGGGCCATTCTCCTCCTGGTGCCCGGGCTTCTTGGGGGGAGCACCAACTTCGCCCTCCTGGCGGAGCACCTTAGGGCTAGGGAGCCTGGCCTCGAGGTCTGGGCCTGGGAGAGGCGCGCCAACGGCCTCGAGGACCGCTCAGGCTTCCTCCTGGAGGACCCCATGGCCTACTACCGCGCCCTTGCCCTCCCTGACCTTTCCCCCTTGCGGGGGTGGGGCCTGGAGGTGCACCTTAAGGACCTGGACCTGGCGGTGGAGGCGGCAAGGGCCCGCGCCCCCGTGGTCCTCGCGGGCCACTCCCTGGGCGCGGCCCTTGCGGGGCTCTACGCCCTCCTCCACGGGGAAAAGCTTTCCGGGCTCGTTCTCCTGGACGGGGCGCCCGGGGTAGTGCCCCTTGCGGAGGAGGCCTTTTATGAGGGGGCGGACCTCCCCTTCGGGCGGCTTGTGGGCTACCGGGCCTTCCTGCGGGGGGAGGGGAGCCCCGTCTTGGCGTGGCCGGGGCTTGGGCCTAAGGAGCTCGCCCTGGCCGAGGCGGAGGCCTTCCTTGCGGCCAGGAGGCCTGAGGAGACCCTCCCCTTCGGGCCCTACCGGGCCACCCGGGAGGCCTTGGCCCTTCTCCGGGTGGACGACGACTACAGCCTCTTCCCCGTCTTCAGCGTGAGCGCGGGGCGGGCCTGGGCCAGGGAGGGCCTGAGCCTCCTGGGGCTACTCCAGGGGAGAATCGTCTTCACCCCAAGGGGGCCAAGGGCGGGCCCCATCGCCTGGCGGGACACCGGGGAGGCCACGGATCCGAGGGCCTTTTTAAGGGCCTTCGCCCTTCCAGAGACCGGCTTTTCCGAGTGGTACTTCCCCTACCGGCTCCTCCTGGAGGTGGGGGGGTATCCCTACATCCTCCCGGGCCTCAAGCCCCGGGCCCTCCCCTACCCCCTCCTTGCCCTGGGGGCCGGGCGGGGCCTCTACCCGAAGGCGGAGGATTTCCCTTTAGGGGAGCTCTTCCCGGGGACGGAGGTGCGCCTTTGGGTCCTTCCCGGCCTCACCCATTTGGACCTCCTCACGGAGCGGGAGGGAAGGACGGCCGGGATTCTCCTTCGCTACCTGAAAGGCCTAGGGCTTGGAGGGCCAGGCGGGCCGCCCTAA
- a CDS encoding phytoene desaturase family protein, which yields MRALVVGAGIGGLVAARALRRAGLEVGVLEAHTYPGGLAGSFYHRGYRLDAGATLLSGFAPGAPLALVAEALGVRFPVEPFPEGFPLMAVHLPRGEVVRPVGRKAEREAQRDFFGPQVLPFWAWQEARAQALLALAPRLPWPPEREEFPRLLPLLPRLLPLLPDLFLKAVHRAPQDPHFLRFLDAQLLIASQAEAHRTYALYAALALDLPHMGPALVPGGVGRVAEALAEGIPVRYKARAERLLLREGRAWAVEVAYGGRRRGEREVVEADLFVLDVPLAPLLGLPLRAPKDAWGAFVVHGVLPFKASPPYFRQNAGERPFAFLSLRPEGEKTAFALSLHTPLGLWEGLSREEYRALKARWGGMALSLGEALLPGLREAEFLLFGTPRTYARFAGRAWVGGFPQTHPFRFPRVRPFPNVFRVGEGVFPGQSVPAAALSGLRAARLALQALGLSGSEGESRPSFPPAP from the coding sequence GTGCGGGCCTTGGTGGTGGGGGCGGGCATCGGCGGGCTGGTGGCGGCCAGGGCCCTAAGGCGGGCGGGCCTCGAGGTTGGGGTCTTGGAGGCCCACACCTACCCGGGGGGCCTCGCCGGGAGCTTCTACCACCGGGGCTACCGCCTGGACGCCGGGGCCACCCTGCTTTCCGGCTTCGCCCCTGGGGCCCCCCTGGCCTTGGTGGCGGAGGCCTTAGGGGTGCGCTTCCCCGTGGAACCCTTCCCTGAGGGCTTCCCCCTTATGGCGGTCCACCTACCCCGGGGGGAGGTGGTGCGCCCCGTGGGGCGAAAGGCGGAGCGGGAGGCCCAGCGAGACTTCTTCGGCCCCCAGGTCCTCCCCTTCTGGGCGTGGCAGGAGGCTAGGGCCCAGGCCCTCCTCGCCCTCGCCCCCCGCCTCCCCTGGCCCCCGGAAAGGGAGGAGTTTCCCCGCCTTCTCCCCCTCCTTCCCCGGCTCCTTCCCCTCCTTCCCGACCTCTTCTTGAAGGCGGTCCACCGGGCCCCCCAGGACCCCCACTTCCTCCGCTTCCTGGACGCCCAGCTCCTCATCGCAAGCCAAGCGGAGGCCCATCGCACCTACGCCCTCTACGCTGCCCTCGCCTTGGACCTCCCCCACATGGGCCCCGCCCTGGTGCCGGGGGGCGTGGGGCGGGTAGCGGAGGCCCTGGCCGAAGGGATCCCTGTGCGCTACAAGGCGCGGGCCGAGAGGCTCCTCCTGCGGGAGGGGCGGGCCTGGGCCGTAGAGGTGGCCTACGGGGGAAGGCGGCGGGGGGAAAGGGAGGTGGTGGAGGCCGACCTCTTCGTCCTGGACGTCCCCCTCGCCCCCCTCCTTGGCCTTCCCCTTAGGGCCCCCAAGGACGCCTGGGGGGCCTTCGTGGTCCACGGGGTCCTGCCCTTTAAGGCCTCCCCCCCCTACTTCCGGCAAAACGCCGGGGAGAGGCCCTTCGCCTTCCTCTCCTTGCGCCCCGAGGGGGAGAAGACGGCCTTCGCCCTAAGCCTCCACACCCCCCTCGGCCTCTGGGAGGGGCTTTCCCGGGAGGAGTACAGGGCGCTCAAGGCCCGGTGGGGAGGGATGGCCCTAAGCCTGGGGGAAGCCCTCCTTCCCGGGCTGAGGGAGGCGGAGTTCCTCCTCTTCGGCACCCCTAGGACCTACGCTCGCTTCGCCGGGCGGGCCTGGGTGGGGGGGTTCCCCCAGACCCACCCCTTCCGCTTCCCCCGGGTGCGGCCCTTCCCCAACGTCTTCCGGGTGGGGGAAGGAGTCTTCCCGGGGCAGAGCGTCCCCGCCGCGGCCCTTTCCGGCCTTAGGGCGGCCCGCCTGGCCCTCCAAGCCCTAGGCCTTTCAGGTAGCGAAGGAGAATCCCGGCCGTCCTTCCCTCCCGCTCCGTGA
- a CDS encoding SDR family oxidoreductase, translating to MRVLVTGATGYVGGRLVPRLLERGHQVRVLVRDETRLRGRPWAGRVEVVRGSLEDEGALRRALEGVEAAYYLVHAMLSEGPFQEAERRQAEAFARVARETGLGHVVYLGGLLPKEGRPSLHLQSRAQVGEILRANLPATEFRAGPIVGSGSASFEMVRYLTERLPLMVAPRWVLNPVSPIAIRDVLAYLVLALERGPSGVVEIGTEPLSFKAMMETYAEVRGLKRVILPVPVLAPRLAALWVGLVTPIPNRLALPLVEGILHPLVADTARAKALFPEVSPIPYRKAVELALERIALGEVETRWSGALYGPGYRLEDREGLIREVRVLHAKACPEALFRSFSSLGGERGWLAWNWAWALRGLLDRLLGGPGLRRGRRHPTELLPGEAVDFWRVEAVEPPRLLRLRAEMRLPGRAWLEWEAREEEGGSLLVQTAYFEPKGLTGFLYWWALYPLHRRIFSDLARAIVREAEAQAKAPPRGGGAG from the coding sequence GTGCGCGTCCTAGTTACGGGGGCCACGGGCTACGTGGGGGGGAGGCTGGTGCCGAGGCTTCTGGAGAGGGGCCACCAGGTGCGGGTCCTGGTACGGGACGAGACCCGCCTCCGGGGGCGCCCCTGGGCGGGGCGGGTGGAGGTGGTGCGGGGGAGCCTCGAGGACGAGGGGGCCCTCAGGCGGGCCCTGGAGGGGGTGGAGGCCGCCTACTACCTGGTCCACGCCATGCTTTCGGAAGGCCCCTTCCAGGAGGCGGAGCGCCGCCAGGCGGAGGCCTTCGCCCGGGTGGCCCGCGAGACGGGCCTGGGGCACGTGGTCTACCTCGGGGGTCTCCTGCCCAAGGAAGGCCGGCCCTCCCTTCACCTCCAAAGCCGGGCCCAGGTGGGGGAGATCCTGAGGGCAAACCTCCCCGCCACGGAGTTCCGGGCGGGGCCCATCGTGGGCTCAGGGTCCGCCAGCTTTGAGATGGTCCGCTACCTCACGGAGCGCCTTCCCCTCATGGTGGCCCCCCGCTGGGTGCTGAACCCCGTCTCTCCCATCGCCATCCGGGACGTGCTGGCCTATTTGGTCCTGGCCCTGGAGCGGGGGCCTTCCGGCGTGGTGGAGATCGGCACGGAACCCCTCTCCTTCAAGGCCATGATGGAGACCTACGCCGAGGTCCGGGGGCTTAAGCGGGTCATCCTGCCCGTCCCCGTGCTTGCCCCAAGGCTCGCCGCGCTGTGGGTGGGTCTGGTGACCCCCATCCCCAACCGGCTCGCCCTACCCCTGGTGGAGGGGATCCTCCACCCCCTGGTGGCGGACACCGCCCGGGCCAAGGCCCTTTTCCCCGAGGTTTCCCCCATCCCCTACCGCAAGGCGGTGGAGCTCGCCTTGGAAAGGATTGCCCTGGGCGAGGTGGAGACCCGCTGGTCCGGGGCGCTTTACGGGCCGGGCTACCGCCTCGAGGACCGGGAAGGCCTCATCCGCGAGGTCCGCGTCCTCCACGCCAAGGCCTGCCCCGAGGCCCTCTTCCGGAGCTTTTCCTCCTTAGGGGGAGAACGGGGCTGGCTCGCCTGGAACTGGGCCTGGGCCCTGAGGGGGCTTCTGGACCGCCTCCTCGGGGGGCCGGGCCTGAGGCGGGGGAGGCGCCACCCCACCGAGCTCCTCCCCGGGGAGGCGGTGGACTTCTGGCGGGTGGAGGCAGTAGAGCCTCCCCGGCTCCTCCGCCTGCGGGCGGAGATGCGCCTGCCCGGGCGGGCCTGGCTGGAGTGGGAGGCCCGGGAGGAGGAAGGGGGGAGCCTCCTCGTCCAGACCGCCTACTTTGAGCCCAAGGGCCTCACGGGCTTCCTCTACTGGTGGGCCCTCTATCCCCTGCACCGGCGGATCTTCAGCGACCTGGCGCGGGCCATCGTGCGCGAGGCCGAAGCCCAAGCCAAAGCTCCACCACGAGGAGGTGGGGCGGGGTGA
- a CDS encoding bacteriorhodopsin-like, producing MAIQLGYSLADLMAKPVYGLLIFAIARAKSLEEGFGEGVKAA from the coding sequence GTGGCCATCCAGCTTGGGTACAGCCTGGCCGACCTCATGGCCAAGCCCGTCTACGGCCTTCTCATCTTCGCCATTGCCCGGGCCAAGAGCCTCGAGGAGGGCTTCGGGGAGGGGGTCAAGGCCGCCTGA
- a CDS encoding SDR family NAD(P)-dependent oxidoreductase — MRVLIAGATGGLGGAFARALKGHDLLLVGRRVQVLRALAQEVGGKPLPAELADELEVRALMEEVGPLDLLLHTVGWAARARVREVGRDLLEGMLAAHFLTAALLLKHARWQRGARGVFFGAYPAYVRVPGFAAYAAAKGALEAYLEAARKELAREGVHLVLVRLPAVATGLWTPLGGPPKEALSPEEAARRVLEGVLEESPPEVLEV, encoded by the coding sequence ATGCGCGTCCTCATCGCCGGAGCCACGGGGGGCCTAGGCGGCGCCTTTGCCCGGGCCCTAAAGGGGCACGACCTCCTCCTCGTGGGGCGGCGGGTCCAGGTCCTCAGGGCCTTGGCCCAGGAGGTGGGGGGGAAGCCCCTTCCCGCCGAGCTTGCCGACGAGCTGGAGGTGAGGGCCCTTATGGAGGAGGTGGGGCCTCTGGACCTTCTCCTTCACACGGTGGGATGGGCCGCCAGGGCGAGGGTGCGGGAGGTGGGCCGGGACCTTCTGGAGGGGATGCTCGCCGCCCACTTCCTCACCGCCGCCCTCCTCCTCAAGCACGCCCGCTGGCAGAGGGGGGCGAGGGGGGTCTTCTTCGGCGCCTACCCTGCGTACGTCCGGGTCCCCGGGTTCGCTGCCTATGCCGCGGCCAAGGGGGCCCTCGAGGCCTACCTCGAGGCGGCCCGGAAGGAGCTCGCCCGGGAGGGGGTACACCTCGTCCTGGTGCGGCTGCCCGCCGTGGCCACGGGCCTTTGGACGCCCCTCGGGGGCCCCCCTAAGGAGGCCCTCTCCCCGGAGGAGGCGGCCCGGAGGGTGCTGGAGGGGGTCCTCGAGGAGTCTCCCCCGGAAGTCCTGGAGGTCTAG
- a CDS encoding flavin reductase family protein, with amino-acid sequence MYRAFFYPMRLALLAVGRNFMPIAWWMPASKEPFRFLLAVDRKNHTLGLLRELSEAALAFLPWEERAWVVRAGYLSGRRVDKAERLGVALRPARRLAHTQVPERALAVYEMRVLEWPSDGDHALFLGEVVHVEGSAKAKQRPILFLGFRDYATLGERWSFSPKRARSLPSLGEGEV; translated from the coding sequence GTGTACCGGGCCTTCTTCTATCCCATGCGCCTGGCCCTCCTCGCCGTGGGGCGGAACTTCATGCCCATAGCCTGGTGGATGCCCGCTTCTAAGGAGCCCTTCCGCTTCCTCCTCGCCGTGGACCGCAAGAACCACACCCTAGGCCTCCTTCGGGAGCTTTCCGAGGCAGCCCTCGCCTTCCTCCCCTGGGAGGAGAGGGCCTGGGTGGTCCGGGCGGGTTACCTCTCGGGGCGGAGGGTGGACAAGGCCGAACGCCTTGGGGTCGCCTTGCGCCCTGCCCGGCGCCTCGCCCACACCCAAGTGCCCGAAAGGGCCCTCGCTGTTTACGAGATGCGCGTCTTGGAGTGGCCTTCGGACGGGGACCACGCCCTTTTTCTGGGAGAGGTGGTCCACGTGGAGGGTTCTGCAAAGGCCAAGCAGCGCCCCATCCTCTTCCTGGGCTTCCGAGACTACGCCACCTTGGGCGAGCGCTGGAGCTTTAGTCCTAAGCGCGCCAGGTCCCTTCCTTCCTTGGGTGAGGGGGAAGTCTAA